The nucleotide sequence CTGGAAGGAGGGGGATGGACGGTTGATGTTACGACGAGCACCTCAGCGCAGTGTGAATCACGTTTGGACGACCCCAAGGGAACAGCGACCGAGAGAAGCCAGCGATGTACCAGAGTGCCTGCCAGGCGGCCACTACGGGCTCCTGTGTCCCGGGAACCGGTCAGCAGCCAGACAACGAGCGACAGTCGGCGCTGATCGCCCAACAACCCCCCACCGCGCCCGTGGAGCCAGATTACAGTGGCTTCGATATCGTTAAGGCCACCCAGTATGGTGCCATTGCCCGAGTACGGGAGCTGGTTGAATCCGGCTGGGATGTCAATCAGCCGGACAGCGAAACGGTCACCCTGCTTCATTGGGCGGCCATTAACAATCGTAGGGACATCATCCGGTACTTCCTCGAGAAGGGCGCCACCGTGGATGCCGTGGGCGGCGAACTTAATGCCACGCCCCTGCACTGGGCCACTCGACAGGGACATCTCGGCGCCGTTGTTCTGCTAATGGCCGCTGGTGCAGATCCGAGAATCAGGGATGCGGAGGGTTGCTCCTGCATACACATCGCCGCCCAGTTCGCCCACACCGCTCTAGTGGCCTATTTCATAGCCAAGGGCGTGGACCCGGATCTCCAGGATCGAGGCGGAATGACGGCGCTGATGTGGGCAGCATGGAAGGTAAGCTTGGTTTTAAAGCCCGATTTTTACGGGGGTACAAatatcatatatgtacatatagaaTTGTACATTTATCCACAAAAAgaatttttccaatttttggGAAGTACTTGAAATTCAAAAAAGTTCAGTGGAATGTGAGATAAGAAGTTAATATTCAATAAGTGTGTCACTACTTATAAACTCTTTCTTTTAAGGTTTGCGCACTGGATCCAGTGCGCTTGCTGCTGACCCTTGGAGCGAACCCCGCCATGGTTGATTATACGCATGGAAACACGGCCCTGCATTGGGCTATCCTGGCCCGCAATGCCACGGCCATTTCCACACTCGTGCTCAAGTCAAAGGCCTCGTTGGATGTACCCAATCTGCGGGGTGAGACACCGCTCTCCATGCTAGAATCCCAGACGGGAGCCATTTGGATAGGAGCGAAGGTAATGGACCGCGTGAAAGAGGCGGCACTTACTTCGCAGCAACGGCGCTCGCTGCTCTCCAAGCTGCGGCATGACAAACGCCTGAGGTGGTGGTCCATGGTGGCCTGCCCCTTCACCGCCTTCTATCTGGCTGGCATCGTGTTCACCGTGAACACGCTGTACATTATTAAGTTTTTCCTGTTGGGCTGCTTGTATTCCATATTCCATACGATCGGCAAAGCACTATTCGATGAGCACCTGATGGCCCTGCTGCCGCTGAGTGTTTACCTGGCCACCAAGGCCTGGTTCTATGTCACCTGGCTAATGTACATCGACGATGCCGTTTCGTTTACGGCCACCGTTTGCTTCCTGATCTCCTCGCTGCTATTGTGGGTGTGCTTCCTTAAGTCGTGGAAGGGAGATCCCGGTATCATTCGACCAACCAGAGAGCAGCGATTTAAGGTAGGTGTCTGTTTTCTATTAACTCGCCACTAACTTATGCGATATACTTCTTATTTATAACCTCATAGACCATCATTGAGTTGTCGGAGCGGGGTGGAATCGGCTTTGAGCCCGCCTCCTTCTGCTCTGGCTGCTTGGTGCGCCGGCCCATCCGCTCAAAGCACTGCTCCGTGTGTGATCGCTGTGTAGCGAGGTTTGATCACCACTGCCCCTGGGTGGGCAACTGCATCGGGCTGAAGAACCACAGTTACTTTATGGGATTCCTCTGGATGTTGCTGATTATGTGCGCCTGGATGCTGTACGGAGGCTCCAAGTACTACGTGAATCAATGCAATGTGCGATTCGATGGTGAGTTTAACAATTGAGCGTTTAGAATCCTTCTTAAATTGCGATCGCCAACAGACTTTCTCGGTGCCATGCGGGCCATTGGCAACTGCGATGCCTGGGTGGGCTGGGTAATGGGTAACGCCCTGCTGCACATGTCCTGGGTCATCCTGTTGACGATCTGCCAGACATATCAGGTGATTTGCTTGGGCATGACAACGAATGAGCGCATGAACCGGG is from Drosophila melanogaster chromosome 3L and encodes:
- the Hip14 gene encoding Huntingtin-interacting protein 14, isoform A, with product MYQSACQAATTGSCVPGTGQQPDNERQSALIAQQPPTAPVEPDYSGFDIVKATQYGAIARVRELVESGWDVNQPDSETVTLLHWAAINNRRDIIRYFLEKGATVDAVGGELNATPLHWATRQGHLGAVVLLMAAGADPRIRDAEGCSCIHIAAQFAHTALVAYFIAKGVDPDLQDRGGMTALMWAAWKVCALDPVRLLLTLGANPAMVDYTHGNTALHWAILARNATAISTLVLKSKASLDVPNLRGETPLSMLESQTGAIWIGAKVMDRVKEAALTSQQRRSLLSKLRHDKRLRWWSMVACPFTAFYLAGIVFTVNTLYIIKFFLLGCLYSIFHTIGKALFDEHLMALLPLSVYLATKAWFYVTWLMYIDDAVSFTATVCFLISSLLLWVCFLKSWKGDPGIIRPTREQRFKTIIELSERGGIGFEPASFCSGCLVRRPIRSKHCSVCDRCVARFDHHCPWVGNCIGLKNHSYFMGFLWMLLIMCAWMLYGGSKYYVNQCNVRFDDFLGAMRAIGNCDAWVGWVMGNALLHMSWVILLTICQTYQVICLGMTTNERMNRGRYRHFQAKGGHSPFTRGPIQNLVDFLECSCFGLVQPKRVDWMNYYDYDAQTHQTIEKEPLLSVDCPDGMAGDHQYV
- the Hip14 gene encoding Huntingtin-interacting protein 14, isoform B — protein: MYQSACQAATTGSCVPGTGQQPDNERQSALIAQQPPTAPVEPDYSGFDIVKATQYGAIARVRELVESGWDVNQPDSETVTLLHWAAINNRRDIIRYFLEKGATVDAVGGELNATPLHWATRQGHLGAVVLLMAAGADPRIRDAEGCSCIHIAAQFAHTALVAYFIAKGVDPDLQDRGGMTALMWAAWKVCALDPVRLLLTLGANPAMVDYTHGNTALHWAILARNATAISTLVLKSKASLDVPNLRGETPLSMLESQTGAIWIGAKVMDRVKEAALTSQQRRSLLSKLRHDKRLRWWSMVACPFTAFYLAGIVFTVNTLYIIKFFLLGCLYSIFHTIGKALFDEHLMALLPLSVYLATKAWFYVTWLMYIDDAVSFTATVCFLISSLLLWVCFLKSWKGDPGIIRPTREQRFKTIIELSERGGIGFEPASFCSGCLVRRPIRSKHCSVCDRCVARFDHHCPWVGNCIGLKNHSYFMGFLWMLLIMCAWMLYGGSKYYVNQCNVRFDDFLGAMRAIGNCDAWVGWVMGNALLHMSWVILLTICQTYQVICLGMTTNERMNRGRYRHFQAKGGHSPFTRGPIQNLVDFLECSCFGLVQPKRVDWMNYYDYDAQTHQTIEKEPLLSVDCPDGMAGDHQYVXDKTYRDAKTLQMPIAHV